In Plodia interpunctella isolate USDA-ARS_2022_Savannah chromosome 1, ilPloInte3.2, whole genome shotgun sequence, one DNA window encodes the following:
- the Asx gene encoding polycomb protein Asx, protein MELDVSPAAEMDNNIDYSDNSSDSKYATCNNNEQSYSVIRIPEDEGKSTKHSRKQSKRRKKSSNHSRPLPRIIVKPLPPPPPPENREWTAATSCSESSSKPSTMREVLASIPGFCIKPRKRSGKKLSTAAQLQQTREGCIDLETPDSILVNTNIRALLNKHTFSLLPPLYQYKLGQLLPNVDRLSPSGRLNSSSLNNEFFARACLEWQDCLSGGEFTPENQQKMKTEAEKEKSKIDPWKLKHFEPIWGEKSRREKSSINLNSERPSLKTTIKLRPTASITSSSTVPKIKKSKSSSNSKRMRSVGAVTRSSAKADEVLDESGVVNNKSSAPLPDLLPIKHVKNQGYVDCQAEFSFSDSSSVQRMDDSVSTTPVDPLLLPDGEADRNEVKQELDLTVVTIEESNISKDCEEDKTTDSESNFPESSKRLSDDNDDYIGCAKRIRYEDDFELDNARFVPHPDITDNMGGPDSNCSDADINYANDHLQTKDELQLYPSQDAGDTNSEDSKATASVYDYDEQSVSSMSSLKIEVNMNIGVNETTSNTESLAIKDTIKIEENTDKNDIKSSPTHELPEELAPDKVADAKSISKEPDVSNQYKKPVDKSFSCEIIEIIQEGPQTSQSTCQVDDKNEVLNSEKSEENRPSENIIQSYYDEHFKDAESFILETGGMSIMPTQGEDIKYTPHPNLMELSSYMSETNVTAVVTMPMTQNSSIPMMEVTNTSIVSYPDDHMQDPAKPKNSSVPWKNENDWSNNENVMSIHTFSNVNSDNSKYVSEDSKTSMDDVNMNDENCMYKDDRDANFNMESSNSSESCQSMKDASIKLEIDPAPSLVSSSSVTNTSVNSSTMTLSSRQSGKKSKSGKESTRSRSSNKVPPGAVNLERSYQICQAVIQNSPNRDALRGQLRPPPALLTRAPRPTRPPPPPPPPPVLLRQLPVSVMPHNEMNENRPNNVGQYILVQRTPNVAPRASSAPPSNQNSNVSVARCRSVGADEACVCNLRAMILCKKCGAFCHDDCIGSAELCLTCLIR, encoded by the exons ATGGAACTGGATGTATCGCCAGCCGCTGAAATGGATAATAACATTGATTACTCGGATAATTCTTCTGATAGTAAATACGCAACTTGTAATAATAACGAACAATCTTACTCTGTCATACGAATTCCTGAAGATGAAGGAAAGTCCACCAAACACTCGAGGAAACAATCGAAGAGGCGAAAAAAGAGTTCGAACCATTCCAGACCCCTTCCCAGGATAATTGTAAAGCCGCTACCTCCACCGCCACCTCCTGAAAATCGGGAGTGGACAGCGGCGACATCGTGCTCAGAGTCAAGTAGTAAACCGTCAACCATGCGAGAAGTGCTAGCCAGTATACCAGGGTTTTGCATAAAACCAAGGAAAAGAAGTGGGAAAAAGCTATCTACTGCAGCTCAGCTACAACAAACTAGAGAAGGGTGTATTGATTTAGAGACACCAGATTCAATTTtagttaatacaaatataagagctttattaaataaacacacattttcaCTCCTGCCACCTCTGTATCAATACAAACTTGGTCAATTACTACCAAATGTGGATAGATTGAGTCCATCCGGACGACTAAATTCTTCTAGtcttaataatgaattttttgCCAGAGCTTGCTTAGAATGGCAAGACTGCCTCTCAGGTGGTGAATTCACCCCtgaaaatcaacaaaaaatgaaGACTGAAGCAGAAAAAGAGAAAAGCAAGATTGATCCTTGGAAGTTGAAACACTTTGAACCAATTTGGGGAGAAAAATCACGTAGAGAGAAATCTTCAATAAACCTGAACTCCGAAAGACCATCTTTGAAAACGACTATAAAGTTAAGACCAACAGCATCCATCACAAGTAGTAGTACAGTTccaaaaattaagaaaagtAAGTCATCCAGCAATAGCAAACGAATGCGGTCTGTTGGTGCTGTTACAAGATCTTCTGCTAAAGCTGATGAGGTCCTGGATGAATCAGGTGTGGTCAATAACAAGTCATCAGCTCCTCTGCCAGACTTATTGCCCATTAAACATGTCAAAAATCAAGGCTATGTGGATTGCCAAGCTGAATTTAGTTTCTCAGACTCATCATCAGTTCAGAGAATGGATGATTCAGTTTCAACAACCCCAGTTGACCCTCTATTGCTACCTGATGGAGAAGCAGACCGCAATGAGGTAAAACAAGAACTGGATTTAACTGTAGTAACAATAGAAGAATCTAATATATCTAAAGACTGTGAAGAAGATAAAACAACAGATTCAGAGAGCAATTTCCCAGAAAGCTCTAAAAGGTTGagtgatgataatgatgattatATTGGTTGTGCAAAGAGAATTAGATATGAGGATGATTTTGAATTAGACAATGCAAGATTTGTGCCTCATCCTGACATTACTGACAACATGGGCGGTCCTGACAGCAATTGCTCTGATGCTGACATAAATTATGCAAATGATCATCTCCAAACAAAAGATGAACTTCAATTATATCCCAGCCAAGACGCTGGTGACACCAACAGTGAAGACAGCAAAGCTACTGCATCTGTCTATGATTATGATGAGCAGAGTGTATCATCTATGTCAAGTTTAAAGATTGAGGTCAATATGAACATTGGTGTTAATGAAACAACATCAAATACAGAGTCATTAGCCATTAAAgatactataaaaatagaagaaaatactgataaaaatgacattaaaagTTCTCCTACTCATGAATTGCCAGAAGAGCTTGCACCAGACAAAGTTGCGGATGCTAAGTCAATATCAAAAGAACCTGATGTATCAAATCAGTACAAAAAACCTGTTGACAAAAGCTTTTCCTGTGagataattgaaataatccAAGAAGGTCCTCAGACCTCACAAAGTACATGCCAAGTAGATGACAAAAATGAGGTTTTAAATTCAGAGAAATCAGAAGAGAATAGACcaagtgaaaatataatacaaagttaCTATGATGAGCATTTTAAGGATGCAGAGTCCTTTATTTTAGAGACTGGAGGGATGTCGATAATGCCTACTC AAGGGGAAGACATTAAGTATACTCCACACCCAAATCTAATGGAATTATCATCATATATGAGTGAAACTA ATGTGACTGCTGTAGTGACAATGCCTATGACTCAAAACAGCTCAATACCTATGATGGAAGTTACTAACACATCT ATTGTCTCATACCCTGATGACCACATGCAGGACCCAGCAAAACCAAAAAACTCTTCAGTGCCAtggaaaaatgaaaatgattggtcaaacaatgaaaatgtgatgtcgatccatacattttctaaTGTGAACTCTGACAATAGTAAATATGTGAGTGAAGACTCCAAAACTAGTATGGATGATGTAAATATGAATGatgaaaattgtatgtacAAGGATGACAGGGATGCAAACTTTAACATGGAGTCATCAAACTCATCAGAAAGTTGTCAGTCCATGAAAGATGCttctataaaattagaaatagatCCAGCCCCCAGTTTGGTGTCTAGTTCCTCTGTCACGAATACTTCTGTCAACTCGTCTACCATGACTTTGAGTTCGAGACAGTCAGGAAAGAAATCTAAGTCAGGAAAAGAGTCTACAAG AAGCCGCAGCTCAAACAAAGTGCCTCCCGGGGCAGTGAACTTAGAACGCAGCTATCAAATCTGCCAGGCTGTGATCCAGAACAGCCCCAACAGGGACGCGCTGCGGGGCCAGCTGCGACCCCCGCCCGCTTTGCTCACCCGCGCCCCGCGCCCCACCCGTCCGCCACCGCCCCCGCCTCCGCCGCCCGTGCTACTGCGGCAGCTGCCGGTCTCTGTCATGCCACACAACGAG atGAACGAAAATAGGCCGAACAATGTAGGCCAGTACATCTTAGTGCAAAGAACACCCAATGTGGCGCCGAGAGCTTCGAGCGCTCCTCCTTCAAACCAGAATTCCAATGTT agCGTGGCGCGTTGCCGTAGCGTGGGCGCAGACGAGGCTTGTGTCTGCAACCTCCGCGCCATGATCCTCTGCAAGAAGTGCGGCGCCTTCTGCCACGACGACTGCATCGGCTCCGCGGAGCTCTGCCTCACCTGCCTCATACGCTGA